TGTTCTCGCCGCCGATGCCATCGATCTCGTCTTCGGTCACCGAGATGGTGAGCAGCGTCTGTTTGGACAGATCGATGCCCGCCGCCTTAAGCTGCTTGTAGAACGCGACGTTCGAGCCGCCGACGATGATGGCGTAGATCACGTCGGGCTTGGTCAGCTTGATCTTGTTGATGACCGAGTTGAACTGCGTGTGGCCGAGCGGGAAGTACTCCTCGCCGACAACCTTGGTCTTGAGGTGGTTTTCGATGTGTTTGCGCGCGATCTTGTTCGACGTCCGCGGCCAAATATAGTCGGAGCCAAGCAGGTAAAATGACTTGGCGCCCTTCTCCTTGGTCACCCAGTCGAGCCCGGCGATAATCTGCTGCGTCGCTTCCTGACCGGTGTAGATGACGTTCTTCGACTGCTCGAGGCCTTCGTAGAAGGTTGGGTAGTACAGCATGCCATTGTACTGCTCGAACACGGGCAACACGGCCTTGCGCGACGCCGAAGTCCAGCAGCCCATGACCGAGGCACACTTGTCGTTGACCAGGAGCTTCTTCGCCTTCTCGGCGAAGGTGGGCCAGTCGGACCCGCCGTCTTCCTGGATGAACTTGATCTTGCGGCCGAGCACGCCACCGGATGCGTTGATCTGCTCGATGGCCAGCTTCTCCGCTTGTACGGAGCCGGTCTCGGAGATCGCCATGGTGCCGGTCACCGAGTGCAGAATGCCGACGGTGACCTCGGTGTCGGTGACGGCAAGCCCGGTCGTGTTGACCTTGGCGGTCGGGAATGCCTGGGCGAGCGCCGACGGCGGAACGCCCAGGATGGCGGCGGCCGACGCAGCGGCGGTGCCGACAAGCAGTTTGCGGCGAAGGGGTGATTGAAGCCCTGTAGGCGGTTTTTGTGGCATCGGACGCCTCTTGCTGGTTGAAGACCGAGGAGGCGATGAATCCGCTCCCCCACGTCCGGATGCTGGCTGCAAATGATGCATTGCAGCATACGTCGATTGACGTATACGCTTACGTCGAATGCCGTATGAGAATGCCTGCCAATAAACGGGTTCTCAGGCGTGACGGCGCCGGTTAACCGCGACCCGGCTTGTGCAATATTTTGCGGCGCACACTGCCTGCTTTTGTACCATCAACCGG
The Pseudolabrys sp. FHR47 genome window above contains:
- the urtA gene encoding urea ABC transporter substrate-binding protein; its protein translation is MPQKPPTGLQSPLRRKLLVGTAAASAAAILGVPPSALAQAFPTAKVNTTGLAVTDTEVTVGILHSVTGTMAISETGSVQAEKLAIEQINASGGVLGRKIKFIQEDGGSDWPTFAEKAKKLLVNDKCASVMGCWTSASRKAVLPVFEQYNGMLYYPTFYEGLEQSKNVIYTGQEATQQIIAGLDWVTKEKGAKSFYLLGSDYIWPRTSNKIARKHIENHLKTKVVGEEYFPLGHTQFNSVINKIKLTKPDVIYAIIVGGSNVAFYKQLKAAGIDLSKQTLLTISVTEDEIDGIGGENIAGAYACMKYFQSLKNPNNEKFVAAFHKMWGDKTVIGDVTQAAYLGPWLWKLTVEKAGSFDIDKVAAASPGVEFTGAPEGYVKIHENHHLWSKTRVGRARADGQYDLIYETANLVEPDPFPKGYQ